A genomic region of Chryseobacterium sp. KACC 21268 contains the following coding sequences:
- a CDS encoding glycoside hydrolase family 13 protein, producing MKKIITFSSIILSSIFYSQVQKVEPAFWWSGMKNPELQLLVYGKDINNLQPEFSNGIKIKEVKKVENPNYLFVTIDTNGIQPGKTKLNFKNGNKTVKTIDYEFKQRQQNSANRDSYTSSDVMYLVMPDRFANGNPKNDNTPDTAEKSDRTKTGGRHGGDIAGIVKNLDYLSELGITTLWNTPLLEDNEPSYSYHGYAQSDYYKIDPRYGTNDDYKNLADELHKRKMKLVMDYVTNHWGSKSWIIQDLPSKDWIHYWEEGKNGFQRSNYRMTTQFDTNAAKVDEAACMDGWFDTTMPDMNQGNPMVVNYMAQNAIWWIEYAGLDGLRVDTYSYNDKKGIAEWTKRITDEYPKFNIVGEVWMQDQAQMAYWQKDSKIAAIEGYNSHLPSVMDFTLFDAVGQAFKEEPGWDAGMQRVYGNFTNDFLYPDINNILVFAENHDTNRLNQTYPNVADYKLAMSLILTVRGIPQLYYGSEIGMAGDKGKGGDGEIRQDFPGGWAGDKNNAFTKSGRTASQNDYFAYTKKILNWRKGNEAIHKGKTLHYIPNNNVYVYFRYTDNKRVMVVINNNKETQNLDLKRFSEGLNNLTKGKDILSDKDFDLKTNLSVAGKSSLILELK from the coding sequence ATGAAAAAAATAATCACATTTTCTTCAATCATCCTTTCCTCCATTTTCTATTCTCAGGTTCAGAAAGTAGAACCTGCATTTTGGTGGAGCGGAATGAAGAATCCGGAACTTCAACTCCTGGTGTACGGAAAAGACATCAACAACCTTCAACCTGAATTCTCAAACGGAATCAAAATCAAAGAAGTCAAAAAGGTTGAAAATCCAAACTATCTTTTCGTAACCATCGACACCAACGGAATTCAGCCCGGAAAAACCAAACTGAATTTCAAAAACGGAAACAAAACCGTCAAAACCATCGATTACGAATTCAAACAAAGACAACAGAATTCTGCCAACAGAGATTCTTACACTTCGTCAGACGTAATGTATCTGGTGATGCCGGACCGTTTCGCCAACGGAAATCCGAAAAATGACAACACACCGGACACAGCTGAGAAATCTGACAGAACAAAAACTGGCGGACGTCACGGCGGAGACATTGCCGGAATTGTAAAAAACCTCGATTATCTTAGCGAACTGGGCATTACCACGCTATGGAACACGCCATTGCTGGAAGATAACGAGCCAAGCTATTCTTACCACGGCTACGCACAAAGCGATTATTACAAAATCGACCCGCGCTACGGAACCAATGACGATTACAAAAATCTGGCGGACGAACTTCACAAACGAAAAATGAAACTCGTGATGGATTATGTCACTAACCATTGGGGTTCAAAAAGTTGGATTATTCAGGATTTACCGTCCAAAGATTGGATTCATTATTGGGAAGAAGGGAAAAACGGTTTCCAAAGAAGCAATTACAGAATGACCACACAATTCGACACTAATGCAGCTAAAGTGGACGAAGCCGCTTGTATGGACGGCTGGTTTGACACCACAATGCCGGATATGAATCAAGGTAATCCGATGGTTGTCAATTATATGGCTCAGAACGCGATTTGGTGGATAGAATATGCTGGTCTGGACGGACTTCGTGTGGACACGTACTCTTACAACGATAAAAAAGGAATCGCAGAATGGACAAAACGAATCACAGACGAATATCCGAAATTCAATATCGTTGGTGAAGTTTGGATGCAAGACCAGGCGCAAATGGCGTATTGGCAGAAGGATTCCAAAATCGCAGCGATAGAAGGATATAATTCTCATTTGCCGTCGGTAATGGATTTTACATTGTTTGATGCCGTTGGTCAGGCATTTAAAGAAGAACCAGGCTGGGACGCAGGAATGCAGCGAGTTTACGGGAATTTCACCAATGATTTCCTTTATCCGGACATCAATAATATTTTGGTCTTTGCCGAAAATCACGATACGAACAGATTGAATCAAACCTATCCAAATGTTGCAGATTATAAACTGGCGATGAGTTTAATCTTAACAGTTCGTGGCATTCCACAATTGTATTACGGTTCCGAAATCGGAATGGCCGGCGACAAAGGAAAAGGCGGCGACGGCGAGATTCGTCAGGATTTCCCAGGCGGTTGGGCTGGCGACAAAAACAACGCTTTCACAAAATCCGGAAGAACAGCTTCTCAAAACGACTATTTTGCCTATACCAAAAAAATCCTGAACTGGAGAAAAGGGAATGAAGCGATTCACAAAGGGAAAACCTTGCATTACATTCCAAACAACAATGTCTATGTTTACTTCCGTTACACCGATAACAAAAGAGTAATGGTGGTTATCAATAATAACAAAGAAACTCAAAACCTGGATTTGAAGCGTTTTTCCGAAGGTCTTAATAATTTGACAAAAGGAAAAGACATCCTTTCTGACAAAGATTTCGATTTGAAAACAAATTTGTCTGTCGCTGGAAAATCTTCATTAATTTTAGAGCTTAAATAA
- a CDS encoding SusE domain-containing protein: MKNIFKYFIVALVSAFIITACDNEADRDWTTPEASFKLQDTSLGSNVLYETMKNNPFILTWDKTGSSDYTVVFSSTEDFANKVTLGTASTNTFVTTVGDFNGKLLQAGFSPYAEKTVYVRVESGSEVSNAINFTVTVYPIAGPIITAPTAGSSLVLNSADQTAVATTITWNDYSNYGVDVKYLVEVAKAGSTTFTSLGEVTNAKLLAVTNKDLNTAVVNSGATMSQPNDISVRVTASTTSTGGSIVLKSAVVTFKVTPYQIDYPNFFLVGAASAAGWDAAGSINLYKHDNISEIYTYLQPDNFRFLGQADWNPLNYSIDLPATDAEKRYFKTVSSNVEFGDHENMKFTGAAGIYKVVIDADFGVKSLTVTPTTATWDIPNLYLVGSIQDWKPEVAEQFNPIGNGKFEMIRQIPDNAEFKFIGQQAWGNLDYGNITSAGNTGFIGPKDHNGNIKFNGGDSFYTITVDLKRGTYKLTKMN, from the coding sequence ATGAAAAATATATTTAAATATTTTATAGTTGCACTAGTCTCTGCTTTCATTATCACTGCCTGTGATAATGAGGCGGACAGAGACTGGACAACACCAGAGGCTAGCTTCAAATTACAAGACACTTCTCTAGGAAGTAATGTGTTGTATGAAACTATGAAGAATAATCCTTTTATTTTGACTTGGGACAAGACTGGCTCATCGGACTATACAGTTGTTTTTTCTTCAACTGAGGATTTTGCTAATAAAGTGACTTTAGGAACAGCTTCAACAAACACTTTTGTAACTACAGTTGGAGATTTTAATGGTAAGCTTCTTCAGGCTGGGTTCTCACCTTATGCTGAAAAGACAGTCTATGTTAGAGTAGAATCTGGATCAGAAGTTTCCAATGCGATCAACTTTACAGTTACTGTTTATCCAATCGCGGGACCTATTATCACTGCACCAACAGCAGGAAGTTCTCTTGTACTAAATTCTGCAGATCAAACTGCCGTTGCAACTACAATTACTTGGAACGACTATTCTAATTATGGTGTAGATGTCAAATATTTGGTTGAAGTAGCGAAAGCTGGTAGTACAACTTTTACCTCATTGGGAGAAGTAACCAATGCTAAACTATTAGCGGTTACTAATAAAGATCTCAACACTGCAGTAGTTAATTCTGGTGCAACTATGAGTCAACCTAATGATATCAGTGTAAGAGTAACAGCATCCACAACTTCCACAGGTGGTTCTATCGTGTTGAAGTCGGCAGTTGTAACTTTTAAAGTTACACCTTACCAAATAGATTATCCTAATTTCTTCCTTGTAGGAGCTGCTTCAGCTGCTGGTTGGGATGCTGCTGGATCAATCAATTTGTACAAGCACGATAATATCTCGGAAATCTACACTTATCTGCAGCCGGACAACTTCAGATTTTTAGGACAAGCAGATTGGAATCCTTTGAATTACAGTATTGATTTGCCTGCGACAGATGCAGAAAAGAGATATTTCAAAACGGTATCTTCCAATGTTGAGTTTGGAGATCACGAAAACATGAAATTCACCGGCGCAGCAGGGATTTACAAAGTAGTAATTGATGCAGATTTTGGAGTTAAATCTTTAACTGTAACACCTACGACTGCGACTTGGGATATTCCTAACCTTTATCTTGTTGGTTCAATACAAGATTGGAAGCCAGAAGTTGCAGAACAATTCAATCCGATTGGAAATGGAAAGTTTGAAATGATCAGACAAATTCCTGATAACGCTGAATTTAAATTTATCGGGCAACAGGCTTGGGGCAATTTGGATTACGGTAATATTACATCAGCTGGTAATACCGGATTTATAGGTCCAAAAGATCACAATGGTAATATCAAATTCAACGGTGGTGATAGTTTTTACACCATTACAGTTGATTTGAAAAGAGGAACTTACAAGCTCACAAAAATGAACTAA
- a CDS encoding SusE domain-containing protein, with the protein MKNNILKHFFLAAATVLGLSSCEDREIITIDNQSAPIVMDLSAQNLFLDSNFPANPALTINWEAAKFTVPVEVKYQIEISATEAFTNPQTLFTTAQSQTYSSFTTLEMNNAAKKIGLVPDAAQKMYIRVASFVGDNDLLQTSNISALTITPYLARPLYNYTDLYLIGDATAGGWDNLATNGNLLPMLKTSDASKYEFTGLFKAGGFKMIKVKGDWAAQFGLGSATGVLSTDGGSGDIKVFTEGYYKLTVDTSNLTYTIVPVTNPGTTYNNISMIGTATDGADVQLTKSTFDAHLWMAKKVSLKTGVLKFRANNAWDVNWGTNSEYYGVGVAGGADIPLSAEWTYDVYFNDVTGNYTLIPTE; encoded by the coding sequence ATGAAAAACAATATATTAAAACACTTTTTTCTAGCGGCGGCTACTGTATTGGGTTTGTCATCGTGTGAGGATCGTGAAATCATAACAATAGATAATCAGTCGGCTCCAATAGTAATGGACCTTTCTGCTCAGAATTTGTTTTTAGATTCTAATTTTCCAGCAAATCCTGCGCTAACCATTAATTGGGAGGCTGCTAAATTTACAGTTCCTGTAGAAGTAAAATATCAGATAGAGATTAGTGCTACAGAGGCTTTTACAAATCCTCAAACTTTGTTTACAACTGCACAGTCACAGACTTACTCATCTTTTACTACACTTGAGATGAATAATGCAGCAAAGAAAATTGGATTGGTTCCGGATGCAGCTCAGAAGATGTACATCAGAGTCGCTTCATTCGTAGGAGATAATGATTTATTGCAAACTTCTAATATCAGTGCTCTTACAATTACACCTTATTTAGCGAGACCTCTATACAACTATACAGATCTTTACCTGATTGGTGATGCTACAGCTGGTGGTTGGGATAACCTTGCAACAAACGGTAATTTGCTTCCAATGTTGAAAACATCTGACGCCAGCAAATACGAATTTACTGGACTGTTTAAAGCTGGAGGATTCAAAATGATCAAAGTAAAAGGTGACTGGGCAGCTCAGTTTGGTTTAGGTTCAGCAACTGGTGTGCTAAGTACAGATGGTGGATCGGGAGATATTAAAGTTTTTACAGAAGGTTATTACAAACTAACTGTGGATACTTCGAATCTTACTTACACAATTGTTCCGGTGACTAACCCAGGAACAACTTACAACAATATTTCAATGATTGGAACCGCTACGGATGGTGCAGATGTTCAGCTTACAAAATCAACTTTTGATGCGCACTTATGGATGGCGAAAAAAGTAAGTTTGAAAACAGGCGTTCTAAAATTCAGAGCCAATAATGCTTGGGATGTCAATTGGGGAACAAACAGTGAATATTATGGAGTTGGAGTAGCTGGCGGAGCAGACATTCCATTGTCAGCAGAGTGGACTTATGATGTTTATTTCAATGATGTGACAGGAAATTACACTTTGATTCCTACTGAATAA
- a CDS encoding bile acid:sodium symporter — protein MNWISKLFNKQNIFLFLLIGMVVLAKVIPFHESYNQYFNLAGFIDWGIAGIFLLYGLKLNLKEVVKDVSNWKLHLLIQSGTFIIFPLLALMFYPFLKDTSYYNIWLSVFFLASLPSTVSSSVVMVSIAKGNVTSAIFNASISGIIGIVMTPLLMSFFLTSNGEGGNQSEIIQQLLLKVLLPIILGILLNPIFKKWVTKYANVISEFDRLIILLIVYESFSTAFIENIFVSVPSFVFVALALSVVFLFFATYYILKFIAEKLNFKPKDVITTTFCGSKKSLVHGSLFLLVLGIPDEQKVLFLLPVMIYHSFQLFYVSWLANKIAKRAEIVEI, from the coding sequence ATGAATTGGATTTCCAAACTTTTCAACAAACAAAACATTTTCCTTTTCCTATTGATTGGAATGGTCGTCTTGGCGAAAGTCATTCCCTTCCACGAATCCTACAATCAGTATTTCAATCTGGCTGGATTTATAGATTGGGGAATCGCCGGGATTTTTCTTTTGTATGGACTCAAGCTTAATCTGAAAGAAGTCGTAAAAGACGTCTCCAATTGGAAACTGCATTTGCTGATTCAATCGGGAACTTTCATTATTTTTCCATTGTTGGCATTGATGTTTTATCCGTTTTTAAAAGACACATCGTATTACAACATCTGGCTTTCTGTATTCTTTTTGGCAAGTTTACCTTCCACGGTTTCATCATCGGTAGTAATGGTTTCCATAGCAAAAGGAAACGTCACTTCAGCGATTTTCAATGCGTCGATTTCTGGAATTATCGGCATCGTAATGACGCCGCTTTTGATGAGTTTTTTCCTGACATCAAATGGAGAAGGTGGAAATCAATCCGAAATCATCCAGCAATTATTACTCAAAGTTTTGCTCCCAATTATCTTAGGGATTTTGCTTAATCCAATCTTCAAAAAATGGGTAACGAAATACGCGAATGTCATTTCAGAATTCGACAGACTGATAATTTTATTAATCGTTTACGAAAGTTTTTCAACAGCATTTATAGAAAACATCTTCGTTTCTGTGCCTTCATTTGTTTTTGTTGCTTTGGCTTTAAGCGTTGTCTTTTTGTTTTTCGCTACCTATTACATTTTGAAATTCATTGCCGAGAAACTGAACTTCAAACCAAAAGATGTCATCACGACTACATTCTGTGGTTCAAAGAAATCATTGGTTCACGGAAGTTTATTCCTCTTGGTTTTAGGAATTCCGGATGAGCAGAAAGTTTTGTTTTTACTGCCGGTAATGATTTATCACAGCTTCCAATTATTCTACGTAAGTTGGCTTGCTAACAAAATTGCTAAACGAGCAGAAATTGTAGAGATTTAA
- a CDS encoding RagB/SusD family nutrient uptake outer membrane protein has translation MKKFKIKGILTAAVLGLTLTVSSCVDDLKQEPITDVTAASLYKDFANYKSILAKLYGGLAVGGQEGGDGSGDVADIDGGFSIYTRLLYTLQVITTDEAVIGWNDGTLHEFHKMIWTPANEFNNAMYYRLYTEIAYCNEFIRNTTDEKLSANGISGANADEAKAMRAEAKFLRAQAYYHVLDLYGNAPFVDENTLGTLPKQIMRADLFNYVETQLKEAEAELKAPKTNDYGRLDKAAAWSLMARLYLNAKVYTGTERNADVIANCDKVISAGYGLNPKYENLFLADNNVNNPENIFSVVYDGVRTQTNGGTTYLVHAAIGGSMDPAQFGVNGGWGGLRTTKAFVNKFEPADLRGRFYKDGQTLEINDLGNFNDGYAFIKYKNLKSNGGAAQDVQWVDTDLPMYRLADVYLMYAEAVVRGGGGSMSNALGYVNAIRTRANASTVSVLNLDFILDERSRELSWEMTRRTDLIRFGKFTTSAYLWPWKGNVKDGVAVGEYRNLFPIPNNDLAVNPNLKQNPGY, from the coding sequence ATGAAAAAATTCAAAATAAAAGGAATATTAACAGCAGCGGTGCTAGGATTAACATTAACGGTAAGTTCTTGTGTTGATGATCTGAAGCAAGAACCGATAACAGATGTTACTGCTGCAAGTTTATATAAAGATTTTGCTAATTATAAAAGTATTTTGGCTAAGCTTTACGGTGGATTGGCTGTGGGCGGTCAAGAAGGTGGTGACGGAAGTGGTGATGTAGCAGATATCGACGGTGGTTTCTCTATATATACTCGTTTACTTTATACCTTACAAGTTATAACTACTGATGAAGCTGTTATTGGATGGAATGACGGAACATTACATGAATTTCATAAAATGATCTGGACGCCTGCGAATGAGTTCAATAATGCCATGTATTATAGATTATATACTGAAATTGCTTATTGTAATGAATTTATAAGAAATACAACAGACGAAAAGCTTAGTGCTAACGGTATTTCAGGTGCTAATGCTGATGAAGCAAAAGCAATGAGAGCTGAAGCTAAATTTCTAAGAGCTCAAGCATACTATCATGTTCTGGATTTGTACGGTAATGCGCCATTCGTAGATGAAAATACGTTGGGAACTCTTCCAAAACAAATTATGAGGGCTGATCTTTTTAATTATGTAGAAACACAGCTAAAAGAGGCAGAAGCAGAATTGAAAGCTCCCAAAACAAATGATTACGGAAGATTGGATAAAGCTGCTGCTTGGAGTTTAATGGCACGTTTGTATCTAAATGCTAAAGTTTACACTGGAACAGAAAGAAATGCCGATGTCATCGCTAATTGCGACAAAGTTATTTCTGCAGGATACGGATTGAATCCAAAGTATGAGAATTTATTCTTGGCTGATAATAATGTTAACAACCCAGAGAATATATTCTCCGTTGTTTATGACGGTGTTAGAACTCAAACCAATGGGGGAACAACTTACTTAGTACACGCTGCAATTGGTGGATCAATGGATCCTGCACAATTCGGAGTCAACGGAGGATGGGGTGGTCTTAGAACGACTAAAGCTTTCGTAAACAAGTTTGAGCCTGCAGATTTAAGAGGTCGTTTCTACAAAGATGGTCAAACTTTAGAAATTAATGATTTAGGAAACTTTAATGATGGCTATGCGTTCATCAAATATAAAAATTTGAAAAGCAACGGAGGTGCTGCTCAAGACGTACAGTGGGTAGATACTGATTTGCCAATGTACAGATTGGCAGATGTTTATCTAATGTATGCAGAAGCTGTAGTCCGCGGCGGCGGTGGTAGTATGAGCAACGCGTTAGGATATGTGAATGCTATCAGAACCAGAGCAAATGCTTCAACAGTTTCAGTACTTAATTTAGATTTTATTCTTGACGAAAGATCCAGAGAACTATCTTGGGAGATGACAAGAAGAACAGATTTGATCCGTTTCGGAAAATTCACGACCTCAGCATATTTATGGCCTTGGAAAGGAAATGTTAAAGATGGCGTTGCTGTTGGAGAATATCGTAATCTCTTCCCAATTCCAAACAACGATTTGGCAGTAAATCCGAATCTAAAACAGAATCCTGGTTATTAA
- a CDS encoding nuclear transport factor 2 family protein gives MKKIVSLFILTFLIFSGSLSAQKKGFYENVQKKNINKLLDDFNTLAANADFDKYFDCFAEESTFIGTDATEVWNKKEFKEWAKPFFDKKTTWNFKSLKRNIYFSKDGNYAWFDEILDTQMKICRGSGVVEKIGGKWKVKQYVLSVTVPNEVVDEVTKMKAPIEDALIQKLK, from the coding sequence ATGAAAAAAATAGTTTCACTTTTCATCCTCACATTTTTAATATTTTCAGGTTCACTTTCTGCCCAGAAAAAAGGCTTTTACGAAAATGTTCAGAAGAAGAATATCAACAAATTGCTGGATGATTTCAACACGCTTGCAGCGAATGCGGATTTCGATAAATACTTCGATTGTTTTGCGGAAGAATCTACTTTCATCGGAACAGATGCGACCGAAGTCTGGAACAAAAAAGAATTCAAAGAATGGGCAAAACCATTTTTCGATAAAAAAACAACGTGGAATTTCAAATCTTTAAAACGAAATATCTATTTCAGCAAAGATGGAAATTACGCTTGGTTTGATGAAATCCTTGATACCCAAATGAAAATCTGCAGAGGTTCAGGCGTTGTCGAAAAAATCGGTGGAAAATGGAAAGTGAAACAATATGTTTTATCGGTAACGGTTCCGAATGAAGTCGTAGACGAAGTGACAAAAATGAAAGCACCAATTGAAGATGCGTTGATTCAGAAATTAAAATAG
- a CDS encoding glycoside hydrolase family 97 protein has translation MKKFTIGAALLSMMFTGINAQSLKSPDGKFEANFQLKNGVPFYNLKYNGNVVVEDSKLGLRLFKDSSIKFASEIAKPEDASFDLNNGFTKTAEKRDSKNETWQPILGEKKNYINDYNELAVTLNQTSSDRSIVIKFRLFNDGLGFRYEFPQQKNLNYFVIREEDSEIDFPTDMKAWWIVADYDSQEYQYQTTKISEIPTQWPKAFDSNASQTLIKNAVQSPLMLKKEGKEPLYVNVGEAAVLDYPASHLEVDAQNFKFKTHLTADRQGAKGYIQTPSTTPWRTIIISPKAEVVMDSKMMFNLNEPTKYKDTSYIKPTKYMGVWWEMIIGKSQWAYSTAENVHIGKTDFSKLTPNGKHAANNTKVKEYIDFASANGFQGLLIEGWNTGWEDWFGHSKEFVFDFITPYPDFDLKMLNDYAHSKNVDLIMHHETSGSASNYERWSDKAFETMNKYGYKSVKTGYVGDIIPRGEHHYSQWTINHYYRIVEKANDYKIMVNSHESVRPGGESRTYPNYISAEAARGTEYEAFGGNKPDHQTILPFTRWMGGSMDYTPGIFQTKLDYYFPGDKRFVQTTLAKQLALYVVMYMPLQMAADLPENYAKHMDAFQFIKDVAADWDDTKILSAEPGDYIHTARKAKGTENWFVGGVTDENPRDYTVDFSFLDKGKKYEATVYEDGKDADYINNPQSYKIYKKTVDSKTKLPIHLVRSGGYAISLKPIK, from the coding sequence ATGAAAAAATTCACCATTGGAGCAGCTTTGCTCTCTATGATGTTTACAGGGATCAATGCCCAAAGTTTGAAGTCCCCGGACGGCAAATTCGAAGCAAATTTTCAACTGAAGAACGGCGTTCCATTTTATAATTTAAAGTACAATGGAAATGTTGTTGTAGAAGATTCCAAATTAGGATTGAGACTTTTCAAAGATTCATCCATCAAGTTCGCTTCCGAAATTGCAAAACCGGAAGATGCAAGTTTTGACCTCAACAACGGCTTTACAAAAACTGCCGAAAAAAGAGATTCCAAAAACGAAACCTGGCAGCCAATTCTTGGTGAGAAAAAGAATTACATCAATGATTATAATGAGTTGGCAGTAACTCTTAACCAAACTTCGTCTGACAGAAGCATCGTCATCAAATTCAGATTGTTCAACGATGGACTAGGTTTCAGATACGAGTTTCCTCAACAGAAAAACCTGAATTATTTCGTCATCAGAGAGGAAGATTCCGAAATTGATTTCCCAACAGATATGAAAGCTTGGTGGATTGTTGCAGATTACGATTCTCAGGAATACCAATATCAAACTACAAAAATCTCTGAAATCCCGACTCAGTGGCCGAAAGCTTTTGACTCAAACGCTTCTCAGACTTTGATTAAAAATGCTGTTCAGTCACCTTTGATGTTGAAAAAAGAAGGCAAAGAACCTCTTTATGTGAATGTTGGCGAAGCGGCAGTTCTGGATTATCCGGCTTCCCATCTGGAAGTGGACGCTCAGAATTTCAAATTCAAAACACATTTGACAGCCGATAGACAAGGCGCAAAAGGCTACATCCAAACACCATCAACTACACCTTGGAGAACTATCATTATTTCGCCAAAAGCCGAAGTGGTAATGGATTCCAAAATGATGTTCAACCTGAACGAACCTACAAAATACAAAGACACATCTTACATCAAACCAACCAAATATATGGGCGTTTGGTGGGAAATGATTATCGGAAAATCCCAATGGGCGTACTCTACAGCAGAAAATGTTCACATCGGAAAAACCGATTTCTCTAAATTGACACCCAATGGAAAACACGCCGCCAACAATACAAAAGTCAAAGAATACATCGATTTTGCTTCGGCAAACGGTTTCCAGGGCTTGTTGATAGAAGGCTGGAACACAGGCTGGGAAGATTGGTTCGGACATTCCAAAGAATTCGTTTTCGATTTCATCACGCCTTATCCGGATTTCGATTTAAAAATGTTGAATGACTACGCACATTCCAAAAACGTAGATTTGATTATGCACCACGAGACTTCTGGCTCTGCTTCAAACTACGAAAGATGGTCTGACAAAGCCTTCGAAACGATGAACAAATATGGTTACAAATCCGTGAAAACGGGTTACGTAGGCGACATCATCCCAAGAGGCGAGCACCATTATTCGCAATGGACCATCAACCATTATTACAGAATCGTAGAAAAAGCAAACGACTACAAAATTATGGTCAACTCCCACGAGTCGGTTCGTCCTGGTGGAGAAAGCCGTACTTACCCGAATTATATTTCTGCAGAAGCCGCGCGTGGAACAGAGTACGAAGCATTCGGCGGAAACAAGCCAGACCATCAGACAATTCTGCCTTTTACAAGATGGATGGGCGGCTCTATGGACTACACGCCGGGGATTTTCCAAACCAAATTGGACTACTATTTCCCAGGCGATAAACGTTTCGTTCAGACGACTTTGGCGAAACAATTGGCGCTTTACGTCGTGATGTATATGCCTCTTCAAATGGCCGCAGATTTACCGGAAAACTACGCAAAACATATGGACGCATTCCAGTTCATCAAGGACGTTGCGGCAGATTGGGACGACACCAAAATCCTTTCTGCGGAACCTGGCGACTACATCCACACAGCACGTAAAGCCAAAGGAACCGAAAACTGGTTTGTAGGCGGCGTTACCGACGAAAATCCAAGAGACTACACCGTAGATTTTTCTTTCCTTGACAAAGGCAAAAAGTACGAAGCGACGGTTTACGAAGACGGAAAAGATGCCGATTATATCAACAATCCGCAGAGTTACAAAATCTACAAAAAGACAGTGGACAGCAAAACCAAACTTCCAATCCACTTGGTAAGAAGCGGTGGTTACGCCATTTCCCTGAAACCGATAAAATAA